In one window of Pseudochaenichthys georgianus chromosome 5, fPseGeo1.2, whole genome shotgun sequence DNA:
- the ninj1 gene encoding ninjurin-1: MATDSYEMNGDADRNGEAEVALRGQGRRLQGPLNMNHYANKKSVAESMLDVALLMANASQLKAVMEQGPGFTFYAPLITLISISLILQIIVGVLLIFIVKWNLNDTRMHFKLNILENTTTAFVFIIVVVNVFITAFGVQRPNPSS; this comes from the exons ATGGCTACGGACAGCTATGAAATGAACGGTGATGCCGACCGAAATGGAGAGGCGGAG GTCGCGCTGCGAGGCCAGGGGAGGAGGCTACAGGGGCCTCTGAACATGAACCATTATGCCAATAAGAAGAGTGTGGCAGAGAGCATGCTGGATGTAGCTCTACTGATGGCCAACGCCTCACAGCTGAAGGCCGTGATGGAGCAAGGACCCGGCTTCACCTTCTATGCACCCCTTATCACTCTCATTAGCATCTCTCTCATCCTACAAATCATAGTGGGAGTTCTGCTCATCTTCATAG ttAAGTGGAACCTGAATGATACACGCATGCACTTCAAGCTGAACATCTTGGAGAATACCACCACAGCCTTCGTCTTTATCATCGTCGTGGTCAACGTCTTCATTACAGCCTTTGGTGTACAGCGGCCCAACCCGAGTTCTTGA
- the card19 gene encoding caspase recruitment domain-containing protein 19: MGDSFHEQLLADSAFLRADRRLDTELLDKIILQLNRIYPQILSDKEATKFRNLDVSTSVRVGELLTHLQGKGDEACREFYRALHLHVEEVYYSLPTRLRLRDSLDPLTIARVQQQRHVLNDRGPVFFLGCFSVAVGMALLYYYSETKVTGGSRALGMASLGLKRKAQEVLIWYTEEGLMK, from the exons ATGGGAG ACAGTTTCCATGAACAGCTGTTGGCGGACAGCGCCTTCCTCAGAGCTGACCGCAGACTGGACACAGAGCTGCTGGACAAAATCATCCTGCAGCTCAACAGGATCTACCCGCAGATCCTGTCAGACAAGGAGGCCACCAAA TTCAGAAACTTGGATGTGTCCACAAGTGTCCGAGTGGGTGAGCTTCTGACCCACCTGCAGGGGAAAGGAGATGAAGCCTGCAGGGAGTTCTACAGAGCTCTTCACCTGCATGTGGAGGAGGTTTACTACAGCTTGCCTACCAGGCTGCGCCTCAGAG ATTCCTTAGATCCACTCACAATTGCACGTGTCCAACAACAGAGACATGTTCTAAATGACAGAG GTCCGGTCTTCTTTCTGGGCTGTTTCAGCGTTGCAGTGGGAATGGCTTTACTTTACTACTACAGTG AGACAAAAGTGACGGGAGGTAGCCGGGCCCTCGGGATGGCGTCTCTGGGTTTGAAACGAAAAGCTCAGGAAGTTCTCATATGGTACACTGAAGAAGGCCTCATGAAgtaa
- the bicd2 gene encoding protein bicaudal D homolog 2 isoform X2 — MLESASQEALYQEKVLELQNDLRQAKGSLTSVQAENDRLSSVALEIREGSELVELQRGQLRDDLRECEVREARLLQDYSELEDENITLQKQVSVLRQNQVEFEGLKHEIRRLEEDSQCLHSQLEEAMRLREIAERQLTEALETIKTEREQKTTLRKELSHYMTIGGSLYSSPFNISIDNLKLHDDHSIFYEPDNDDLIRGFENGLAKMAECEEDNRGNKREAFKPAPGLVDDLLTELNISEIQKLKQQLMQVEREKSSLINSLQENQKHLEQAYGTVSEQKETVNKLTENLTAMRKLQASKERHSALDSEKDRDSHDDGDYYELDINGPEILQCKYTVAVSEAGELRQELKTLRSKYEECRTQYEEERSRFDNDVHELRSKLASLEKISQADQADVTRLEKELRLVSTSAGESLGSLNVAQDELITFSEELANLYNHVCMCNNETPNRVMLDYYKEGKAIVRRGKEGKEHQSSILLTNGLITESESESSGSTTVTSALEHRPEPMNVYNLVAIIRDQILHLQQAVDRTMELSRQRLANLKRSTVADKDKEACIGEILKLKSLLSTKREQIATLRAVLKANKQTAEGALANLKSKYESEKGMVTETIMKLRNELKALKEDAAMFSSLRAMFATRCDEYVIQLDDMQRQLIAAEDEKKTLNSLLRMAIQQKLALTQRLEDLEFDHEQARRSSATAGGGKGNTKGASASKH, encoded by the exons GGTTCAGAGCTGGTGGAGCTGCAGCGGGGTCAGCTGCGTGATGACCTGAGAGAGTGTGAGGTACGGGAGGCTCGTCTGCTGCAGGACTACAGCGAGCTGGAGGACGAGAACATCACTCTTCAGAAACAAGTCTCTGTGCTGAGACAGAACCAG GTGGAGTTTGAAGGTCTAAAGCATGAGATCCGGCGTCTGGAGGAGGACTCTCAGTGCCTTCACAGCCAGCTGGAGGAAGCCATGCGTCTGAGAGAAATCGCCGAACGACAGCTGACTGAGGCCTTAGAAACGATTAAAACCGAGCGTGAGCAGAAGACCACTCTTCGAAAGGAGCTCTCCCACTACATGACCATCGGCGGCTCCTTGTACAGCAGCCCTTTCAACATCTCCATCGACAACCTAAAGCTGCACGATGATCACTCCATCTTCTACGAGCCGGACAACGACGATCTGATCAGAGGCTTTGAAAATGGCTTGGCCAAGATGGCAGAGTGTGAGGAAGACAACAGAGGGAACAAGAGAGAGGCTTTCAAGCCGGCTCCCGGCCTGGTGGACGACCTGCTGACCGAGCTCAACATCTCTGAGATCCAGAAACTCAAACAACAGCTTATGCAG GTGGAGCGAGAGAAATCGTCCCTGATCAACTCTCTCCAGGAGAACCAGAAGCACCTGGAGCAGGCCTATGGGACTGTGTCTGAGCAAAAGGAAACGGTCAACAAGCTGACTGAGAACCTCACTGCCATGAGGAAGCTACAGGCCAGTAAGGAGCGCCATTCTGCTCTGGACAGTGAAAAAGACCGGGACAGCCACGATGACGGAGACTACTACGAGCTGGACATCAACGGGCCGGAGATCCTGCAGTGTAAATACACAGTGGCTGTGTCTGAAGCTGGGGAGCTGAGGCAGGAACTGAAGACGCTGCGGTCCAAGTACGAGGAGTGTCGAACACAGTATGAGGAGGAGCGCTCGCGGTTCGATAACGATGTCCATGAACTCAGGTCGAAGTTGGCGTCCCTGGAGAAGATCAGCCAGGCGGATCAAGCAGATGTGACTCGTCTGGAGAAGGAGCTGCGTCTGGTCAGCACGTCGGCGGGAGAATCACTCGGCAGCCTTAACGTGGCGCAGGATGAGCTCATAACGTTCAGTGAGGAGCTGGCCAATCTCTACAAccatgtgtgtatgtgcaaCAACGAGACGCCCAACCGCGTCATGCTGGACTACTACAAGGAAGGCAAGGCCATAGTGAGAAGAGGTAAAGAAGGGAAGGAGCACCAGTCTTCCATACTTCTCACCAACGGGCTGATCACTGAATCTGAATCTGAAAGCTCCGGCAGCACCACAGTCACATCCGCCCTAGAGCACCGGCCAGAACCCATGAACGTGTATAACCTCGTGGCCATCATCAGGGACCAGATCCTCCACCTGCAGCAGGCGGTGGACCGCACCATGGAGCTGTCCCGTCAAAGACTTGCAAACCTGAAGCGGAGCACAGTGGCAGACAAGGACAAAGAGGCTTGCATTGGAGAGATCCTCAAACTGAAGTCCCTGCTGAGCACCAAAAGGGAACAGATTGCCACTCTCAGAGCCGTGCTGAAGGCCAACAAACAG ACGGCTGAGGGTGCGCTGGCCAACCTGAAGAGTAAGTATGAGAGCGAGAAGGGCATGGTGACGGAGACGATCATGAAGCTCCGCAATGAACTCAAGGCTCTGAAAGAAGATGCCGCCATGTTCTCATCTCTTCGAGCCATGTTTGCTACAAG GTGTGATGAGTATGTGATCCAGCTGGATGACATGCAGAGGCAGCTGATTGCTGCTGAGGATGAGAAGAAGACTCTGAACTCTTTGTTACGTATGGCGATCCAGCAGAAACTGGCCTTAACCCAGCGCCTGGAGGACTTGGAGTTTGACCATGAGCAGGCCCGCCGCAGCAGCGCCACAGCCGGAGGAGGCAAGGGCAACACAAAGGGAGCCTCTGCCAGCAAACAT TAA